One Vallitalea pronyensis genomic region harbors:
- a CDS encoding ABC transporter permease, giving the protein MAKDSMKSHEKIISPTRLIMMKFRANRMAMIGFWIFIAIVVIVLLTTLYTRLIHYDFADLSNISGGKYEPPSSDNWFGTDKYGRDYFYRVITGGYIALQVAVLATLLTIGIGVVIGAISGYFGGYIDLVLMRIAEIVISFPFLAIAIAISAIFSDYPAKVRLFIMIFIIGILRWPGLARMVRGQILSLKEQEFMTATRVMGISTFSQITKHLIPNVIAYVIVSATIGFAGAIMSEAGLSYLGLSVTEPVATWGGLLQRSATSTVMKNYWWLWVFPGALLSMMVMSVNLIGEGLRDAVDPKSDIIKRRSLFSWLFGSFIAKRFGGANGGKRTGSK; this is encoded by the coding sequence ATGGCAAAAGATAGCATGAAGTCCCATGAAAAAATCATTTCTCCTACTCGACTAATCATGATGAAGTTTAGAGCAAATCGTATGGCCATGATTGGCTTTTGGATTTTTATTGCCATTGTTGTTATTGTTTTATTAACGACGCTATATACACGCCTTATTCATTACGATTTTGCGGATTTATCCAATATTTCCGGAGGTAAATATGAACCACCCAGCAGTGACAATTGGTTTGGCACAGATAAGTACGGACGTGATTATTTTTATCGTGTGATTACAGGTGGTTATATTGCACTTCAAGTTGCGGTACTAGCCACTTTATTGACCATTGGTATTGGTGTTGTCATAGGTGCTATATCCGGTTATTTTGGAGGTTATATTGATCTTGTATTAATGCGAATCGCTGAAATCGTCATTTCATTTCCATTTTTAGCTATAGCCATTGCTATATCAGCCATATTCTCAGATTATCCAGCTAAGGTTAGGCTATTCATTATGATTTTCATCATTGGTATTTTACGCTGGCCAGGATTAGCAAGAATGGTAAGGGGACAGATTTTATCCCTCAAAGAGCAAGAGTTTATGACAGCAACTCGTGTCATGGGCATATCCACCTTCAGTCAGATTACCAAGCACTTGATTCCCAATGTTATTGCCTATGTGATTGTTTCTGCCACCATTGGGTTTGCAGGAGCCATTATGTCAGAGGCAGGTTTATCTTACTTAGGACTTTCTGTTACAGAGCCAGTTGCTACTTGGGGCGGGTTACTGCAACGTTCAGCCACATCAACCGTAATGAAAAATTATTGGTGGTTGTGGGTATTTCCAGGGGCCTTGTTAAGTATGATGGTGATGAGTGTGAATCTTATTGGGGAAGGGCTGCGGGATGCTGTTGACCCTAAGTCAGATATCATTAAACGAAGGAGCCTATTTTCATGGTTATTTGGTAGTTTTATAGCAAAAAGATTCGGAGGTGCAAATGGTGGCAAACGTACTGGAAGTAAATAA